A section of the Streptomyces xinghaiensis S187 genome encodes:
- a CDS encoding DEAD/DEAH box helicase, with amino-acid sequence MSAPEAGLDIIGSFDHLRDALFRYYDTPFGLANKALEDERRRLLDVDGGAWRRPLIEIRPQYQSSGMDIAASVREAGAPDELAGLISAGMMEGVPSLYSHQHQALVSAVRDGKDVVITAGTGSGKTESFMLPVLAELVRESAGWTGLPAQGAPWWSSPTGAYVPQRRGETGHQPAVRAMVLYPMNALVDDQMMRLRKTLDGDAARQWAARHRNGHRFYFGRYTGATPVSGEPDSKPAVARLRELLQETGKRSEQARKDGQDDSARYFVPRLDGAEMRSRWDMIDSPPDILITNYSMLNVMLLRAREDRIFEQTRRWLESDPSAKFTLIVDELHMYRGTAGTEVAYLLRNLRTRLGLDERPDQFRVLAASASLDPQRDRAFLQEFFGVPEDRFEVLGGDLVLPRSGTTELSAHADRYVSLGAQPDPGDAAKALKETDGAAAIVNALYDGKQLVARPDEDVAAALFGQAEREKRSQALRGLLAALRRADASAGDLPKLRGHLFFRNIPGVWACSDPQCPGAEQREDGDRTVGRLFTRPTPRCSACSSRVLELLYCQNCGDVMLGGYAPVKAVAGKRFDAGLLPDLPDLANLPDRAAASASAGNYVVYWPRTREPLEKSWSGNADGGKQTAEFAFKRSKYTPKTGQLSNVTRNHTGWSFHVAVSNKSKRLSPEQLPGAPTRCPSCGDDWETRVLPGNNHLSLSDPRRMRTPVRSMRTGFEKINQVLTTGVLSTLEEKKAVIFSDSRQDAAKLAAGLGLRHYQDLLRLLLAGHVMEQGDPAGDVRLVRGYFTGEDKRDREAAAEAWKRLQRRDLKAAQELKAIWKPDDFDEPAAPGREEELIAHLGKLPSLFTFAAEMEEDLLGMGVNPGGPKDSLKQVEYLKGAVRHSWTSLYDWSKERVEPKLGLEERQQRLRDGISESLRTEMLTGLFGSAGRDFESLGLGWLCLVSDAAPLDLDPSSDTSLVRASLRVLGHLRRFRGLRDGLSNPPRPLRLFWEAVADQSGQGLEDIQKRVERAWGSAVSGYVIDPEKVGIRTGGQQAWVCPKCKRRHLHRGVGICTKAKCGKPLPLEPEAFEGTEKDYYAWQASNGEGRFRLNCAELTGQTDKLDAQARQARFQRIFLDESEFEKPDEVDVLSVTTTMEAGVDIGSLAVVLMANMPPTRFNYQQRVGRAGRRGSPVALALTVCRGRSHDEHYFQEPERITNDETPPPYLSTDMPDIYRRVLTAEVLRRAFAEVGGAGADGVTLDPTRNVHGQFGTAADWEAARPSISRWLSAHAAEIARLADFLAAYTRTPGQAAAACRWVAEDLISEISRVSGAEYGHPDLSQRLAEEGLLPMFGFPTGVRYLYTQRPKKPYPWPPAGVVDRDLPIAVSQFAPGAETVKDGAVFTAAGVVGFRPFGREPQAVADPLGSRMRIGLCRSCSHVEESAPDTEAAEGEILVCPACGADDGTYSRIELRQPTGFFAPSTKPFRRDFDGNFAWSARSLAPRTGADLESENGAPRRDVGVGGVLVHSGKGRRYVVNDNGGKLFNFAPLQSTNLLWSGAWMETGVAEAAPWFKLAQDEPASVALGAMQRTDLFLLGPEKPVLRDAGLRLNLSAGVQRSGFREDTTGRKAAWYSLAALLRKAAGTMLDIQPGEIAAGIHGAASSGGEARVFAFLADTLDNGAGYCTHLAEPETFSELLGVTDALLAKYRSGAHGDECRGSCYECLRDYTNMAYHALLDWRLAADLLGVLRGRELTYDRDEAGQLLDHWAADTIGAEHMTAELASGPAVVFADSIAVCVKHPLEGADEAVEARRLTEVRSEIEKAGGGIESVVFVDNFLLERVPSMVTAKLQGFSPD; translated from the coding sequence TTGTCCGCACCCGAGGCCGGTCTCGACATCATCGGCTCCTTCGACCACCTCCGTGATGCTTTGTTCCGCTATTACGACACGCCGTTCGGCCTTGCCAACAAGGCGCTGGAGGATGAGCGCCGCCGACTGCTCGACGTTGACGGCGGCGCATGGCGGCGACCGCTGATCGAGATCCGGCCGCAGTACCAGTCGTCCGGCATGGACATTGCGGCGTCCGTGCGGGAGGCCGGGGCACCGGACGAACTGGCCGGGCTCATCTCCGCCGGCATGATGGAGGGAGTCCCCTCCCTCTACAGCCATCAGCACCAGGCACTTGTCTCCGCTGTCAGAGACGGCAAAGACGTAGTGATCACTGCGGGGACCGGCTCGGGCAAGACCGAGTCCTTCATGCTTCCGGTGCTCGCGGAACTCGTACGGGAATCCGCCGGCTGGACCGGGCTCCCGGCCCAGGGCGCGCCGTGGTGGAGCAGCCCGACCGGGGCCTACGTGCCCCAGCGGCGGGGAGAGACCGGCCATCAGCCGGCGGTCCGGGCCATGGTGCTCTACCCCATGAACGCACTGGTCGACGACCAGATGATGCGTCTGCGGAAGACGCTGGACGGCGACGCCGCGCGGCAGTGGGCTGCTCGGCACCGCAACGGGCACCGCTTCTACTTCGGCCGCTACACGGGCGCGACTCCCGTCTCAGGCGAGCCGGACAGCAAGCCGGCGGTCGCGAGACTGCGCGAGCTGCTGCAGGAGACGGGCAAGCGCTCGGAACAGGCGCGCAAAGACGGCCAGGACGACTCGGCACGCTATTTCGTCCCCCGGCTCGACGGAGCCGAGATGCGGTCCCGCTGGGACATGATCGACTCGCCGCCCGACATCCTGATCACCAACTACTCGATGCTCAACGTCATGCTGCTCCGGGCACGGGAAGACCGGATCTTCGAGCAGACGCGCCGCTGGCTCGAAAGCGATCCTTCCGCCAAGTTCACACTCATCGTCGATGAACTCCACATGTACCGCGGCACGGCCGGGACTGAAGTCGCTTACCTGCTGCGGAACCTGCGAACCCGGCTAGGTTTGGACGAGCGCCCGGACCAGTTCCGGGTCCTGGCCGCATCGGCTTCGCTGGACCCGCAGCGGGACCGGGCGTTCCTCCAGGAGTTCTTCGGTGTACCGGAGGACCGTTTCGAGGTCTTGGGCGGCGATCTGGTCCTGCCCCGGTCCGGCACCACGGAACTCTCCGCTCACGCGGACCGCTATGTGTCTCTCGGCGCACAACCGGACCCCGGCGACGCCGCGAAGGCGCTGAAGGAGACCGACGGAGCCGCCGCGATCGTGAACGCCCTGTACGACGGCAAGCAACTCGTCGCACGCCCGGACGAGGACGTTGCCGCCGCACTCTTCGGGCAAGCGGAGCGGGAAAAGCGAAGCCAAGCCCTACGGGGGCTGCTGGCAGCACTGCGCCGGGCGGACGCGTCAGCGGGAGACCTGCCGAAGCTCCGGGGCCATCTGTTCTTCCGGAATATCCCTGGGGTTTGGGCCTGCTCGGATCCGCAGTGCCCTGGAGCAGAACAGAGGGAGGACGGCGACCGGACGGTCGGCCGTCTGTTCACCCGGCCGACGCCGCGGTGCAGCGCCTGCTCCTCACGGGTCCTGGAATTGCTGTACTGCCAGAACTGCGGCGACGTCATGCTGGGCGGATACGCCCCCGTCAAGGCCGTGGCGGGAAAACGCTTCGACGCCGGCCTGCTGCCCGACCTTCCCGACCTGGCGAACCTGCCGGACCGGGCTGCCGCCTCGGCGAGTGCGGGCAACTACGTCGTGTACTGGCCACGGACAAGAGAACCGCTTGAAAAGAGCTGGTCCGGCAATGCCGACGGGGGCAAACAGACCGCTGAGTTCGCCTTTAAGAGAAGCAAGTACACCCCCAAGACCGGACAGCTCAGCAACGTCACCCGAAACCACACGGGCTGGTCCTTCCACGTTGCTGTGAGCAACAAGTCGAAGAGGTTGAGCCCGGAGCAGCTTCCCGGTGCCCCCACGCGCTGTCCGTCCTGCGGCGACGACTGGGAAACCAGAGTGCTCCCCGGGAACAATCACCTGAGCCTCAGCGATCCGAGGCGGATGAGAACCCCGGTCCGCTCGATGCGTACCGGTTTCGAGAAGATCAACCAGGTACTGACGACCGGTGTGCTCTCCACCCTGGAGGAGAAGAAGGCCGTCATCTTCTCCGACAGCAGACAGGATGCCGCCAAACTCGCGGCCGGCCTGGGACTGCGCCACTATCAAGACCTTCTGCGGCTGCTCCTGGCGGGCCACGTCATGGAACAGGGGGACCCGGCCGGCGATGTGCGATTGGTACGCGGGTACTTCACGGGCGAGGACAAGCGAGACCGGGAAGCTGCGGCGGAAGCATGGAAGCGGCTGCAGCGGCGGGACCTGAAGGCAGCGCAGGAACTGAAGGCGATCTGGAAGCCGGACGACTTTGACGAGCCTGCGGCTCCGGGCCGCGAAGAAGAGCTGATCGCCCACTTGGGCAAGCTGCCCAGCCTTTTCACCTTCGCTGCGGAAATGGAGGAGGACCTCCTCGGGATGGGGGTCAATCCCGGTGGGCCGAAGGACAGCCTCAAACAGGTCGAGTACCTCAAGGGCGCCGTTCGGCACTCCTGGACTTCCTTGTACGACTGGTCGAAGGAGCGGGTTGAACCGAAGCTCGGTCTCGAAGAGCGGCAGCAGCGGCTCAGGGACGGCATCAGCGAGTCGCTTCGCACGGAAATGCTGACGGGGCTCTTCGGCAGTGCCGGACGCGACTTCGAATCACTGGGCCTGGGCTGGTTGTGCCTGGTCTCGGATGCGGCTCCGCTCGACCTGGATCCGTCCTCCGATACGTCCCTGGTCCGCGCGTCCCTGAGAGTGCTCGGCCATCTGCGCCGTTTCCGGGGCCTCCGGGACGGTCTGAGCAACCCTCCGAGGCCGCTCCGTCTCTTCTGGGAGGCGGTAGCGGATCAGAGCGGCCAGGGCTTGGAAGACATCCAGAAACGTGTGGAACGGGCGTGGGGGAGCGCTGTCTCCGGATACGTGATCGACCCGGAAAAGGTCGGTATCCGGACAGGGGGCCAGCAGGCCTGGGTCTGCCCCAAGTGCAAGCGCCGTCATCTGCACCGCGGGGTCGGCATCTGCACGAAGGCCAAATGCGGCAAGCCGCTTCCCCTGGAACCCGAGGCATTCGAAGGCACGGAGAAGGACTACTACGCCTGGCAGGCGTCCAACGGAGAGGGCCGCTTCCGGCTCAACTGTGCCGAACTCACGGGGCAGACCGACAAGCTGGACGCACAGGCGCGGCAGGCCCGCTTCCAGCGGATCTTCCTCGACGAGTCGGAGTTCGAGAAGCCCGACGAGGTCGATGTCCTCTCAGTGACCACAACCATGGAAGCGGGCGTGGACATCGGCTCCCTGGCCGTCGTCCTCATGGCCAACATGCCGCCCACACGCTTCAACTACCAGCAGCGCGTCGGCCGGGCCGGCCGACGCGGGTCCCCCGTGGCGCTGGCGCTGACCGTATGCCGCGGCCGCAGCCATGACGAGCACTACTTCCAGGAACCCGAACGCATCACCAACGACGAGACGCCGCCTCCGTATCTCTCCACGGACATGCCCGACATTTACCGCCGGGTGCTCACCGCGGAAGTGCTCAGAAGGGCCTTCGCAGAGGTGGGAGGCGCCGGGGCGGACGGCGTGACACTTGACCCGACCCGCAATGTGCACGGTCAGTTCGGTACTGCTGCCGACTGGGAAGCTGCACGTCCGTCGATCAGCCGGTGGCTGTCCGCGCACGCGGCAGAGATCGCCAGGTTGGCGGACTTCCTCGCCGCGTACACCCGGACGCCGGGCCAGGCGGCGGCAGCCTGCCGCTGGGTAGCGGAGGATCTGATCAGCGAGATCAGCCGGGTCTCCGGCGCGGAGTACGGCCACCCGGACTTGAGCCAGCGGCTCGCCGAGGAGGGGCTGCTGCCCATGTTCGGTTTCCCGACGGGAGTCAGGTACCTCTACACACAGCGGCCGAAGAAGCCCTATCCCTGGCCGCCGGCCGGGGTCGTTGACCGGGATCTGCCCATCGCCGTATCGCAGTTCGCGCCCGGTGCGGAGACAGTCAAGGACGGCGCCGTGTTCACAGCCGCAGGAGTGGTCGGATTCCGGCCCTTCGGCCGTGAGCCGCAGGCCGTCGCCGATCCGCTCGGCTCCCGCATGCGCATAGGGCTCTGCCGCTCCTGCTCACATGTGGAGGAGTCGGCACCGGACACTGAGGCCGCGGAGGGAGAGATCCTCGTCTGCCCGGCCTGCGGGGCGGACGACGGCACCTACAGTCGTATCGAGCTGAGGCAGCCGACTGGCTTCTTCGCGCCGTCCACCAAACCGTTCCGGCGGGACTTCGACGGCAACTTCGCTTGGTCGGCCCGGTCGTTGGCGCCCCGCACCGGGGCTGACCTGGAGAGCGAGAACGGAGCTCCGCGGCGCGACGTGGGCGTGGGAGGAGTGCTCGTTCATTCGGGCAAGGGGCGGCGGTACGTGGTCAACGACAACGGCGGCAAGCTCTTCAACTTCGCGCCGCTGCAGTCAACGAACCTCCTCTGGTCGGGTGCCTGGATGGAGACGGGAGTGGCTGAAGCCGCCCCGTGGTTCAAGCTTGCCCAGGATGAGCCGGCAAGTGTCGCTCTCGGAGCCATGCAGCGCACGGACCTGTTCCTGCTCGGTCCCGAGAAGCCGGTACTGCGCGATGCGGGTCTCCGGCTGAACCTCTCCGCCGGAGTCCAGCGCAGCGGCTTCCGGGAGGACACGACCGGGCGCAAAGCCGCTTGGTACTCGCTCGCAGCACTGCTCCGCAAGGCAGCGGGCACGATGCTCGACATCCAGCCGGGCGAGATCGCGGCGGGTATCCACGGGGCCGCCTCATCGGGCGGCGAGGCGCGGGTCTTCGCGTTCCTGGCGGACACGCTCGACAACGGAGCCGGCTACTGCACGCACTTGGCAGAACCGGAAACCTTCTCGGAACTGCTGGGTGTGACCGACGCACTGCTGGCGAAGTACCGCTCCGGAGCTCATGGCGATGAATGCAGGGGCTCCTGCTACGAGTGCCTCCGGGACTACACGAACATGGCCTACCACGCTCTGCTCGACTGGCGCCTGGCGGCCGACCTGCTCGGCGTCCTCCGGGGGAGGGAGCTGACGTATGACCGGGACGAGGCCGGCCAGTTGCTGGATCACTGGGCTGCCGACACCATCGGTGCGGAGCACATGA